A single genomic interval of Shewanella psychropiezotolerans harbors:
- a CDS encoding response regulator transcription factor, which produces MRILLVEDDLELQTNLKQHLLDANFTLDVASDGEDGLFQGSEYSYDAGIIDVGLPKLNGIELITKLRELEIDFPILILTARDSWQDKVEGLDAGADDYLTKPFHPEELIARLNALIRRSAGKASPLVYNGPFSINTSTLEVKKSGQLMNLSSSEYKLFEFFMLHSGEVKSKTVLIEHIYDQDFDLDSNVIEVFIRRLRKKLDPDNQLGLIETLRGQGYRLKPLARCAQHTEDESDAK; this is translated from the coding sequence ATGCGAATACTGTTAGTTGAAGACGACTTAGAGCTACAAACTAATCTGAAACAGCACCTGCTCGATGCCAATTTTACCTTGGATGTGGCCAGCGATGGAGAAGATGGTTTATTTCAGGGAAGTGAGTATAGCTATGACGCCGGGATCATAGATGTCGGGTTACCTAAGCTTAACGGCATTGAACTGATCACTAAGCTCAGAGAGCTAGAGATAGACTTTCCCATCTTGATCTTAACCGCCCGTGATAGCTGGCAAGATAAGGTAGAGGGCTTAGATGCCGGCGCCGATGATTACCTGACGAAACCTTTCCATCCTGAAGAGCTAATCGCCCGTCTCAACGCCTTGATCCGTCGCTCGGCAGGCAAGGCCAGTCCACTAGTCTACAATGGACCTTTTAGCATCAATACCAGTACTCTAGAGGTTAAAAAGTCTGGTCAGTTGATGAATTTAAGCAGCTCAGAGTACAAGCTATTCGAGTTTTTTATGTTGCACTCAGGAGAAGTTAAATCTAAGACAGTACTGATTGAGCATATCTATGATCAAGACTTCGACTTAGACTCTAACGTGATCGAAGTATTTATTCGCAGGTTGCGCAAGAAGTTAGATCCAGACAATCAGCTCGGACTGATAGAAACATTGAGGGGGCAAGGTTATCGTTTGAAGCCACTGGCTCGCTGTGCACAGCACACTGAAGATGAGTCAGATGCTAAATAA
- a CDS encoding M20 metallopeptidase family protein, with protein sequence MMTSPLAVYASSLDSSLALSVGKALPELEKLYLHLHQHPELSYQEKATGQRMAKELSALGFEVTDNYGGYGVVGIFKNGDGPTVMIRADIDGLPIIEQTGKPYASVVTTIDADNKSVGIMHGCGHDIHMTSLIGTADQLVKHKSDWQGTLMMVAQPAEEVGGGAKAMLAQGLFTEFPTPDFVLGLHVSASVPAGKVAIAPGYALANVDSVDITIKGKGGHGAYPHMTIDPVVIAARTVMALQTIPSREISPLEPNVITVGSIHGGSKHNIISNEVKLQLTLRSYNPQVRQQQIAAIKRMTKGIAMSAGLPDSLMPVVYVHEDETIPSTYNDPELASSVQASIEREIGKANVVKAEPVMAGEDFGLYGLTSEKRPINIFWLGAVEPALYETSKASGEHLPSLHSSKFAPDYPLTISTGVRAMSRSAIDLFNVSSSSL encoded by the coding sequence ATGATGACGAGCCCGCTAGCGGTTTATGCAAGCAGCCTTGACTCATCATTAGCACTATCTGTCGGTAAAGCCCTACCTGAACTTGAAAAGCTATACTTGCATCTGCATCAACATCCTGAGCTTTCCTATCAAGAGAAGGCGACGGGACAGAGAATGGCGAAGGAGCTTTCGGCACTGGGTTTTGAGGTGACGGATAATTACGGCGGTTATGGCGTCGTAGGCATATTCAAAAATGGCGATGGCCCGACTGTGATGATCCGCGCCGATATCGATGGCTTGCCAATCATAGAGCAGACCGGAAAACCTTATGCATCAGTTGTGACCACAATTGATGCCGATAATAAGTCGGTTGGCATCATGCATGGCTGTGGTCATGATATTCATATGACCAGTTTAATCGGCACCGCTGACCAGCTTGTGAAGCATAAGAGCGATTGGCAAGGCACCTTGATGATGGTGGCACAACCAGCGGAAGAGGTGGGCGGTGGCGCCAAAGCCATGTTAGCACAAGGCTTATTTACTGAGTTTCCAACACCTGATTTTGTACTGGGTTTGCATGTAAGTGCTTCGGTTCCTGCGGGTAAGGTGGCAATAGCGCCGGGCTATGCTTTGGCTAATGTCGACTCGGTGGATATCACCATTAAAGGCAAGGGAGGCCATGGCGCCTATCCACATATGACTATCGATCCTGTGGTGATAGCGGCTCGTACTGTGATGGCGCTGCAGACCATACCGAGTCGAGAGATCTCACCACTAGAGCCAAATGTGATCACAGTTGGCTCTATTCATGGGGGCTCTAAGCACAACATCATATCTAATGAAGTTAAATTGCAGCTCACCCTACGTTCTTATAACCCGCAAGTTCGTCAGCAACAGATTGCAGCAATAAAGCGCATGACAAAGGGCATAGCCATGAGTGCCGGGCTACCTGATAGTTTAATGCCTGTGGTCTATGTTCATGAAGATGAGACGATACCCTCTACCTATAATGATCCTGAGTTAGCTAGCTCAGTACAAGCCAGTATCGAACGCGAGATAGGTAAGGCTAATGTGGTTAAAGCAGAGCCTGTTATGGCCGGTGAAGATTTTGGCCTCTATGGGCTCACATCCGAGAAGCGTCCCATCAACATCTTCTGGCTTGGCGCCGTAGAGCCCGCACTGTATGAAACCAGTAAGGCGTCCGGGGAACACTTACCATCACTTCACTCGAGTAAGTTTGCCCCCGACTACCCTTTGACTATTAGCACAGGCGTAAGAGCCATGAGCCGAAGCGCCATAGATCTGTTTAATGTGTCATCTTCGTCGCTATAG
- a CDS encoding carboxymuconolactone decarboxylase family protein, whose amino-acid sequence MTKRIDIAQTQAAALTAMMSVENYLAETKLSTALKELIKIRASMINQCAYCIQMHTEVALKAGISQQKLFAVSAWKESPLFDDTERAVLALTDELTHVSHLGLSDNTYQECLELLGEEQIAQAIMQVIMINAWNRFAIATKMTH is encoded by the coding sequence ATGACAAAACGTATTGATATCGCCCAAACACAAGCAGCAGCATTAACTGCCATGATGTCTGTCGAAAATTATCTGGCAGAAACCAAACTATCAACAGCACTAAAAGAGCTAATTAAGATCCGCGCATCCATGATTAATCAGTGCGCTTATTGTATTCAAATGCATACGGAAGTGGCTTTGAAAGCAGGAATATCACAACAAAAATTATTTGCAGTATCCGCCTGGAAAGAATCTCCCTTGTTTGATGATACAGAGCGTGCGGTACTCGCCCTCACCGATGAGCTCACTCATGTTTCACACCTTGGTCTGAGCGATAACACTTATCAAGAATGTCTCGAGTTGTTAGGTGAGGAACAGATAGCTCAAGCAATCATGCAGGTCATCATGATCAATGCCTGGAACCGTTTTGCTATAGCGACGAAGATGACACATTAA
- a CDS encoding TonB-dependent receptor, which produces MQQFRFSLLAVACASAFFPGLISANEQAQVPEKVQAEELKNKDVERITVYGRQNQVVMNSGLATKSDMSLMETPAAVVIVDEELINAQGVNNLQDLVRNISGVTQAGNNYGIGDNLVIRGLGANYTYDGMYGGAGLGNTFNPTRSLTNVESVEVLKGPATGLYGMGSAGGVINLIEKKPEFESRHDIGVELGQWDSYALSIDSTGGLTDKLAYRVVAKTGRSDGYRDIGTDRDEVYTSIKYVFDENQDLMLSASYIKDAIAVDSIGHPIRIYNAESVGGKTAGEVSWEDLINDPEGKGIQLTDEQRQQLADSLAASDGLTPYEFGHNGIISPMAKDNEGEELRFKLTHNIFLNENLFLNQQLQYRDYTSGFARQTGAYNYVYWDRRGTINADPRAPLLEDDVLYPFAARRQEYRQVSADETSWQYFADLRYDFELAGIDNELLVNANFEDRDIRFKQYSIYDADKVIKNKAGDVIYQGQLPYIYDIRNPNWAEGSFEDHDPLMTSNYNKKVSAWGVGLQHVGYFGYGFTSRIGVAFNEIKQSYEHFGVDARYRASAAEPTPEADTNDDGITYNLGLTYMPTDDLSFFINHSKGRTAYSMLGGVKGDGSDRLDSESISDDLGMRFKAFDDQMLTSLVFFKSSRTNLQYSNSEYEEDVSGPNVPKNFYDGKEETTGVELDMNAHLNEQWMLNVNGVYQDARDKKDPNRSSYDTRQKGVPYVTASAWVTYGADMFSLSSPIDISLGAKYVDDRSTNSSSFGIPDGYVPSYTVFDSAISYQADNWKLQLNVNNLFNETYYNKAMFLGGMPGEERNAKLSFNYQL; this is translated from the coding sequence ATGCAACAATTTCGTTTTTCACTACTTGCTGTCGCTTGCGCATCAGCTTTTTTTCCTGGGCTTATTTCTGCTAATGAGCAGGCCCAAGTACCAGAAAAAGTGCAAGCAGAAGAGCTGAAAAACAAGGATGTAGAGCGTATCACTGTCTATGGAAGACAAAACCAAGTGGTTATGAATTCAGGCCTAGCGACAAAGTCAGATATGTCTTTAATGGAAACCCCTGCGGCAGTTGTCATCGTCGATGAAGAGCTAATCAATGCTCAAGGCGTGAATAATCTGCAAGATCTGGTGCGTAATATCAGTGGCGTGACTCAGGCGGGTAATAACTATGGTATCGGTGATAACTTAGTGATCCGCGGACTCGGTGCTAACTATACCTATGATGGTATGTATGGCGGCGCAGGGCTTGGCAACACCTTTAATCCGACACGCTCTCTGACGAATGTTGAATCGGTAGAAGTGCTCAAAGGCCCGGCGACAGGTTTATATGGTATGGGCAGCGCCGGCGGCGTGATTAACCTTATCGAAAAGAAGCCTGAATTTGAGAGTCGCCACGATATAGGTGTCGAGCTGGGTCAATGGGATTCCTATGCGCTGAGTATCGATAGCACGGGCGGATTGACTGACAAGCTAGCTTATCGTGTTGTTGCTAAAACGGGGCGCAGTGACGGCTATCGTGATATCGGTACCGATCGTGATGAAGTCTACACATCGATCAAATATGTGTTCGATGAAAACCAGGACTTGATGCTATCGGCTTCTTATATCAAGGATGCTATTGCAGTCGACTCTATCGGTCACCCAATACGTATCTACAACGCTGAATCCGTCGGCGGGAAAACTGCCGGAGAAGTCAGCTGGGAAGATTTAATTAACGATCCAGAAGGCAAAGGTATTCAACTTACCGATGAGCAGAGGCAACAACTAGCCGACTCTTTGGCTGCTAGCGATGGTTTAACCCCCTATGAGTTTGGTCATAACGGGATTATCTCGCCAATGGCCAAAGATAATGAAGGTGAAGAGCTGAGATTTAAGCTGACTCATAATATCTTCCTCAATGAAAATCTATTCTTGAACCAGCAGCTGCAATATCGTGACTACACCTCAGGTTTTGCCCGTCAAACCGGTGCCTATAACTATGTTTACTGGGATCGCAGAGGCACCATCAATGCAGACCCTCGTGCGCCACTACTTGAAGACGATGTTCTCTACCCGTTTGCGGCTCGCCGTCAGGAGTATCGTCAAGTCTCTGCCGATGAGACTTCTTGGCAGTATTTCGCCGACTTGAGGTACGATTTCGAACTTGCCGGCATAGATAATGAGCTGTTAGTTAATGCGAACTTCGAAGACCGTGATATTCGCTTCAAGCAGTACTCCATTTACGATGCCGATAAGGTCATAAAGAACAAGGCGGGTGATGTCATCTATCAGGGCCAATTGCCTTATATCTATGACATTCGTAATCCCAATTGGGCTGAAGGCTCCTTTGAAGATCACGACCCTCTAATGACCAGTAACTACAACAAGAAGGTGAGTGCCTGGGGCGTTGGCCTACAGCATGTCGGCTATTTCGGTTACGGTTTCACTAGTCGTATCGGTGTTGCCTTTAACGAGATTAAGCAAAGCTATGAGCATTTCGGTGTCGATGCGCGCTATCGCGCCAGTGCGGCTGAGCCAACGCCTGAGGCGGATACCAATGATGATGGCATCACCTATAACTTAGGTTTGACCTATATGCCAACCGATGACTTGTCATTTTTCATTAATCATTCTAAAGGCCGCACGGCTTACAGCATGTTAGGTGGCGTAAAAGGTGATGGTTCGGACAGACTGGATTCTGAATCTATCAGTGACGATCTAGGCATGCGTTTTAAGGCGTTTGATGATCAGATGCTGACTTCCTTGGTGTTCTTTAAGAGTTCACGCACTAATCTGCAATACTCAAACTCAGAGTATGAAGAAGATGTTTCAGGGCCAAACGTGCCGAAAAACTTCTATGATGGCAAGGAAGAGACCACAGGTGTCGAGTTAGACATGAATGCTCATTTGAATGAGCAGTGGATGCTCAACGTTAACGGTGTCTACCAAGATGCTCGTGATAAGAAAGATCCGAATCGCAGCAGCTATGATACCCGTCAAAAGGGTGTACCTTATGTGACAGCCAGTGCTTGGGTTACTTATGGCGCAGATATGTTCTCACTCTCTAGCCCAATTGATATTAGCTTAGGTGCAAAATACGTCGATGATCGCAGCACGAATTCAAGCTCATTCGGTATTCCCGATGGATATGTGCCAAGTTATACGGTATTCGATTCGGCCATCAGCTATCAGGCCGATAACTGGAAGCTACAATTGAACGTCAACAATCTGTTCAATGAGACTTACTACAACAAGGCCATGTTCCTCGGTGGTATGCCAGGTGAAGAGCGTAATGCCAAGCTGAGCTTTAATTATCAGTTGTAA
- a CDS encoding ATP-binding protein, with translation MLNKLSNLMNSLKARLIISALLLNLILLPLIGFTLNDAFKQQVSTSAKNELKAYLYSILAVTEVDNGQLMMPEALAENQFNVIQSGLFALISTPNPDRKKTSVTWQSNSFLGLNLPDNLPQPEIGKSEFKEIEIDDKPHIIYSYSASFEHKILSNDGLSVDNVTFPITVHIIKDQLDYQNQIDLFGQYLWSWLLILMVFLVLVQLAWLLWTLKPLAQFKRELNEIEQGKAMQIQAKYPNELQAVARQLNTLLNTEQRQRKRYRNALSDLAHSLKTPLAVIQSQKDLSKSSFEQTNIISRIISHQLKRAQTAAGSSWHLGVNVMSVSDKLVRTLPKIYREPQIEISSSVGEQCIFKGDEADLIEMLGNLLDNACKAAKARVHLTVSMKDTGLNIDIEDDGPGVSPELESDIFERGIRADSYLQGNGIGLAIVSDLVDSYQGQLSVSRSDTLGGAKFSLSFN, from the coding sequence ATGCTAAATAAACTGTCAAACCTGATGAACTCACTCAAGGCGCGCCTGATTATCAGTGCACTCTTGCTGAACCTAATCTTACTGCCCTTGATTGGTTTTACCCTGAACGATGCATTTAAACAGCAAGTCTCGACATCGGCCAAAAATGAATTGAAAGCTTACCTCTACTCAATTTTAGCCGTGACAGAGGTGGATAACGGCCAACTTATGATGCCCGAAGCCTTAGCAGAGAATCAATTTAATGTGATTCAATCTGGCTTATTTGCACTCATTTCAACGCCAAATCCCGATAGGAAGAAAACCAGTGTCACTTGGCAATCCAACTCGTTTCTTGGGCTGAACTTACCCGACAATTTGCCCCAACCTGAGATAGGTAAAAGTGAGTTTAAGGAGATAGAGATTGATGACAAGCCCCATATTATCTACAGTTACAGCGCCAGTTTCGAACATAAAATTTTATCCAATGATGGCTTGAGTGTTGACAATGTCACCTTCCCAATCACGGTGCACATCATTAAAGATCAACTCGACTACCAAAACCAAATAGATTTATTTGGTCAATACCTTTGGAGCTGGTTACTGATCTTGATGGTTTTCCTGGTATTGGTTCAGTTGGCTTGGCTACTGTGGACCCTAAAGCCCTTGGCTCAGTTTAAGCGAGAACTTAACGAGATAGAGCAAGGCAAGGCCATGCAGATCCAGGCAAAGTATCCCAATGAGCTGCAAGCTGTAGCGAGACAGCTCAACACCCTGCTCAATACCGAGCAGCGCCAGCGAAAACGTTACCGCAATGCCCTATCGGATCTGGCCCATAGCCTAAAAACGCCACTGGCAGTGATTCAAAGTCAGAAAGATCTGAGCAAAAGTTCATTCGAGCAAACTAATATCATTAGCCGCATCATAAGTCATCAACTCAAACGAGCACAAACGGCAGCTGGGTCTTCTTGGCACTTAGGTGTTAATGTCATGTCGGTGTCAGATAAGCTAGTGAGGACCTTGCCCAAAATATACCGTGAACCTCAGATAGAGATAAGTTCGAGTGTCGGCGAGCAGTGTATTTTCAAGGGTGACGAGGCCGATTTAATCGAAATGTTAGGTAACTTACTCGACAATGCCTGTAAGGCCGCCAAGGCTCGAGTGCACCTGACCGTCAGCATGAAAGACACCGGACTCAACATAGATATAGAAGATGATGGCCCGGGAGTATCACCTGAACTTGAGAGTGACATATTCGAGCGCGGCATACGCGCCGACTCCTATCTACAGGGAAACGGCATAGGACTTGCCATAGTTAGTGACTTGGTTGACAGTTATCAGGGCCAACTTTCAGTGTCCCGTTCAGATACTCTGGGCGGCGCCAAATTTAGCCTAAGCTTTAACTGA
- a CDS encoding multidrug efflux RND transporter permease subunit, which yields MLISDISVKRPVVAIVLSLLLCVFGAVSFSKLAVREMPDVENPVVTVMTTYDGASATIMESQITTSLEDELTGISGIDEITSVTRNGMSRITITFDLDWDLTEGVSDVRDAVARAQRRLPDEADDPIVSKDNGSGEPSIYINLSSSVMDRTQLTDYAQRVLEDRFSLITGVSSVSISGGLYKVMYVQLKPELMAGRNVTTADIIASLKTENVETPGGEVRNDTTVMTVRTARLYNNPHDFDYLVVRTASDGTPIYLKDVASVFVGAENENSTFKSDGVPNLSLGIIAQSDANPLEVAKAAHIEVERIQQFLPEGTQLVVDYDSTVFIDRSISEVYNTLLITGGLVVLVLYIFIGQARATLIPAVTVPVSLISAFIAANFFGFSINLLTLMALILSIGLVVDDAIVVVENIFHHIEKGEPPLLAAYNGTREVGFAVVATTAVLVMVFLPISFMEGMVGRLFTEFSVMLAMSVIFSSIVALTLTPVLASKILKADVKPNRFNIWIDARFSKLERGYRLAVAKAIQFRFVAPVVIILCIVGSAALMQVVPSQLAPQEDRGVIFAFVKGAEGTSYNRMTANMDIVEDKLMPLLGQGVIKSFSVQAPAFGGRAGDQTGFVIMQLEDWEDRDVNAQQALAIVAKALQGIPDVMVRPMLPGFRGQSSEPVQFVIGGSDYQELFKWAEVLQEEAIHSPMLEGADLDYSETTPELVVSVDRQRAAELGISVAEVSETLEVMLGGRSETTFVERGEEYDVYLRGDENSFNSMADLSQIYMRSSKGELITLDSITHIEEVASAQKLSHTNKQKSITLKANLGEGYTLGQALDFLDAKAIEILPSDISVSYTGESKDFKENQSSVLVVFGLALLVAYLVLAAQFESFINPMVVMFTVPMGVFGGFLGLFLTGQGLNIYSQIGMIMLIGMVTKNGILIVEFANQLRDKGLEIEQAIIDASTRRLRPILMTAFTTLVGAVPLIMSTGAGSESRIAVGTVVFFGMAFATFVTLLVIPAMYRLISAKTTSPGFVEAQLEEAIAVQKLTVES from the coding sequence ATGTTAATCTCTGATATCTCAGTTAAACGCCCCGTCGTCGCTATCGTTTTAAGTTTGCTTCTATGTGTATTTGGCGCCGTGTCCTTCTCTAAACTGGCGGTGCGTGAAATGCCGGATGTGGAAAATCCAGTGGTGACTGTGATGACCACCTATGATGGCGCTTCGGCAACGATCATGGAGAGTCAGATCACCACATCTTTGGAGGATGAACTCACAGGCATCAGTGGCATCGATGAGATAACATCCGTTACCCGCAACGGGATGTCGCGGATCACCATCACCTTCGATCTCGACTGGGACCTTACCGAAGGGGTGAGTGATGTCCGTGATGCGGTTGCCCGTGCCCAACGTCGTTTGCCCGACGAGGCGGATGATCCTATTGTCTCCAAGGACAATGGCTCGGGTGAGCCTTCAATTTATATCAATCTCAGCTCGTCTGTGATGGACAGAACCCAGCTGACCGACTATGCCCAGCGGGTGTTGGAAGACAGATTCAGCCTGATCACTGGGGTGAGCTCGGTGAGTATCTCTGGCGGCCTCTACAAGGTGATGTATGTTCAGCTCAAACCTGAGTTGATGGCGGGTCGTAATGTGACGACCGCAGATATCATTGCCAGCTTAAAGACTGAAAACGTTGAAACCCCGGGCGGAGAAGTCAGAAACGACACCACTGTAATGACAGTGCGTACGGCCAGGCTCTACAATAATCCGCATGACTTTGATTACTTAGTGGTTCGCACCGCCAGTGATGGCACGCCAATTTACCTTAAAGATGTCGCCTCGGTTTTTGTTGGTGCAGAGAATGAAAACTCCACATTTAAGAGTGATGGTGTACCAAACTTAAGTTTAGGTATCATAGCTCAGTCCGACGCCAACCCTTTAGAGGTGGCAAAGGCTGCGCATATCGAGGTCGAGCGCATTCAGCAATTCCTGCCTGAAGGGACTCAGCTGGTGGTCGATTATGACTCCACGGTATTTATCGACCGCTCAATTAGCGAAGTTTATAACACATTGTTGATCACCGGTGGACTGGTTGTCCTGGTGCTCTATATCTTTATCGGTCAGGCGAGGGCAACACTTATCCCTGCCGTGACCGTACCGGTTTCGCTCATTTCAGCCTTTATTGCCGCTAACTTTTTTGGTTTCTCGATTAACTTGCTCACCCTGATGGCCTTGATTCTGTCCATCGGTCTGGTGGTGGATGATGCCATAGTGGTGGTGGAGAATATCTTCCATCATATCGAGAAAGGTGAACCACCTTTGTTGGCAGCCTATAACGGCACGCGGGAAGTGGGGTTTGCCGTTGTCGCCACCACGGCCGTTCTGGTGATGGTATTTCTGCCTATCTCTTTCATGGAAGGCATGGTCGGACGCTTGTTTACCGAGTTCTCCGTCATGCTGGCGATGTCGGTGATCTTCTCCTCTATCGTGGCCCTGACGTTAACGCCAGTGCTCGCCAGCAAGATACTTAAAGCGGATGTTAAGCCTAATCGTTTCAATATCTGGATCGATGCCAGATTTAGCAAGCTGGAGCGTGGCTATCGACTCGCCGTTGCCAAGGCGATTCAATTTAGGTTTGTCGCGCCTGTGGTGATCATCTTGTGTATTGTCGGCAGCGCCGCCCTGATGCAGGTGGTGCCATCACAGCTGGCACCCCAAGAAGATAGGGGGGTGATATTTGCTTTCGTCAAGGGGGCGGAAGGCACCAGTTACAACCGCATGACGGCTAACATGGATATTGTCGAAGACAAGCTAATGCCGCTGTTAGGCCAAGGGGTGATCAAGTCTTTCAGCGTACAAGCTCCGGCATTCGGTGGCCGGGCTGGTGATCAGACCGGTTTCGTTATCATGCAGCTTGAAGACTGGGAAGATAGGGACGTCAATGCTCAGCAAGCACTGGCTATTGTCGCTAAAGCCCTGCAGGGGATCCCCGATGTGATGGTGCGTCCCATGTTGCCAGGTTTCAGGGGGCAATCGAGCGAGCCGGTGCAGTTTGTGATAGGAGGTTCTGATTACCAGGAACTGTTCAAGTGGGCGGAAGTTTTACAGGAAGAAGCGATTCATAGCCCTATGCTGGAAGGGGCCGATCTCGATTACTCCGAGACCACGCCAGAGCTAGTGGTGAGTGTCGACAGACAGCGCGCCGCCGAGCTTGGGATTAGTGTTGCCGAAGTTTCCGAGACCCTAGAGGTGATGCTCGGTGGACGCAGTGAAACCACATTTGTCGAGCGCGGTGAGGAGTATGATGTTTATTTAAGAGGCGACGAGAATAGCTTTAATAGCATGGCGGACTTGAGCCAGATCTACATGCGTTCGAGTAAAGGCGAGTTGATCACACTCGATTCGATAACACATATCGAAGAGGTGGCTTCGGCTCAAAAATTGAGTCATACCAATAAGCAGAAATCGATAACACTTAAGGCTAACTTAGGTGAAGGTTATACCTTAGGCCAAGCCTTAGATTTTCTCGATGCTAAAGCGATCGAGATTTTGCCCAGTGATATCTCGGTGAGCTACACGGGTGAGTCGAAAGACTTTAAAGAAAATCAAAGTAGTGTGCTTGTGGTATTTGGACTGGCTTTGTTAGTGGCTTATCTGGTGTTGGCTGCCCAGTTTGAGAGCTTTATTAACCCTATGGTGGTGATGTTTACTGTACCTATGGGGGTCTTCGGTGGCTTCCTCGGCCTCTTCCTGACCGGCCAAGGACTGAATATTTACAGCCAGATAGGCATGATCATGCTGATCGGCATGGTGACCAAGAACGGCATCTTGATCGTGGAATTTGCCAATCAGTTACGTGATAAAGGGCTCGAGATAGAACAGGCGATTATCGATGCTTCGACGCGCCGTCTGCGTCCTATCCTGATGACCGCATTTACGACCTTAGTCGGTGCAGTCCCCTTGATCATGTCAACCGGCGCAGGCTCTGAGAGCCGTATCGCTGTGGGTACTGTGGTCTTCTTCGGGATGGCGTTTGCGACGTTTGTTACCCTACTGGTGATTCCGGCCATGTATCGTTTAATCTCGGCGAAAACCACTTCCCCCGGTTTTGTAGAGGCTCAGCTAGAAGAAGCGATAGCAGTGCAGAAGCTTACAGTGGAAAGCTAA
- a CDS encoding PepSY domain-containing protein has product MTKLSMVSAVSSVNAVSLSSMSMAAQSKKPPKKLKVTSSQQAIQLVKRQYPGKVLKVQSSRVNGNPGYRVKLLSSSGAVFYVSVDAKTGSVRRN; this is encoded by the coding sequence GTGACTAAGCTATCAATGGTTTCAGCTGTAAGCTCTGTCAATGCCGTTAGCTTAAGTTCGATGAGCATGGCCGCTCAGTCTAAAAAGCCCCCTAAAAAGTTAAAAGTCACCAGTTCTCAACAAGCTATTCAGTTAGTCAAACGACAATACCCAGGCAAGGTGCTCAAGGTGCAATCGAGCCGAGTCAACGGCAACCCAGGTTACCGGGTCAAGTTGTTATCCAGTTCCGGAGCGGTATTTTATGTGTCCGTCGATGCCAAAACCGGCAGTGTGCGTAGAAACTAA
- a CDS encoding choice-of-anchor H family protein codes for MNVNIINQARELNCVKMDTETRVSSGTQSWSCKRISALTLIAGALISFIPNVYASDEQGVSQIESVNLQTFSVGNQAQLVEQDELNTRLSQLKQQMPLMLPSIKAKSREEVIADHKNGNISPKYSMQKSGLKTVNDDAQSTVPKAFSNPIYHEFSIYEASSRLFVDDDGDGFFQTFSVTFDADVYGPDAVEVADVYAELYLSRDGGPWVHYYTTDIFTILGDSSDDDFEVLTTLHNGYYTDHYDVLVDLYEVGFDDIVATISADDTDNFYALPLESSDRDTVYTGGDSSSEDHGGGAFSFISLLGLSLFASLRRRKS; via the coding sequence ATGAATGTGAACATAATTAATCAAGCCAGAGAGCTCAATTGCGTAAAAATGGATACAGAAACCAGAGTTAGCTCAGGCACTCAATCTTGGAGCTGCAAGCGAATATCTGCATTAACTTTGATTGCAGGGGCCTTAATATCATTCATTCCAAATGTTTATGCGAGTGACGAACAGGGTGTCAGCCAGATAGAGAGTGTAAACTTACAGACGTTTTCAGTTGGAAACCAAGCTCAATTAGTGGAACAAGATGAGCTGAATACGCGATTAAGCCAGTTGAAACAGCAAATGCCACTGATGTTACCAAGTATAAAAGCTAAATCTCGAGAAGAGGTCATTGCCGACCACAAAAATGGCAATATTTCACCTAAGTACTCTATGCAGAAAAGCGGGTTAAAAACAGTAAACGACGATGCTCAGTCTACTGTACCCAAAGCCTTTTCTAATCCCATCTATCATGAGTTTTCAATCTATGAAGCCAGCAGTCGCCTGTTCGTCGATGATGATGGTGACGGTTTTTTCCAAACCTTTAGCGTGACCTTCGATGCCGATGTCTATGGGCCCGATGCGGTCGAGGTCGCCGATGTATACGCAGAGCTCTACTTGAGCCGAGACGGTGGTCCTTGGGTGCATTATTACACCACAGATATTTTTACAATACTGGGTGACTCGAGTGACGATGATTTTGAAGTGTTAACCACGCTGCATAATGGCTATTACACAGACCATTATGACGTGCTAGTCGATCTATACGAAGTGGGGTTTGATGATATTGTCGCCACCATTAGCGCTGATGATACAGATAATTTCTATGCTTTGCCCTTAGAGAGCAGTGATAGAGACACAGTCTATACAGGAGGGGATTCTAGTAGTGAAGACCATGGCGGCGGGGCATTTTCATTTATTTCTCTTTTGGGCCTAAGCCTGTTTGCCAGTCTGAGGAGGCGAAAATCATAA